A single window of Leptospiraceae bacterium DNA harbors:
- a CDS encoding serine/threonine-protein phosphatase, with protein MINKIISLYKSFYVNAPKKHRREFAEKLRTDNIARLKVMSLFVLSLIPFMALAHFEIIKLKYCKTIPFYCETLFGAHYAALSFSIMYLIVYRFANPRNWKIFFAEAFVFFFILLFLTIFSISSLASQFFSGNISFFTTGAVFMAALFVTFKRYATILYFSSLLFFLFGLYKFQSDASLLFSNSANAIIAVFFAYCLNLIFFHYKLDDFLNSKTIEQKTKEINRTLDDLKKDISIAKKIQGSLMQKNFSHIKHLIFAVSYIPLDEVGGDIYDISEINQKYTRIFLADATGHGVQAALITMAIKGEYESFKNSTSSPKKLLRNLNNDFVTKFGAIHSFFSCILVDIYPEKNKIVYASAGHPDQIIQKKNWDIKNLSRTGKLMGLMKDVEFEEVEVPFDKGDKLFLFTDGLFEEFNTNKEEFGESQVVSIIKAYSDKELKDLFPILMESLYTFLENASRQDDITFIGVEHDRDE; from the coding sequence ATGATAAATAAAATCATTTCCCTTTATAAATCATTTTACGTAAACGCTCCCAAAAAGCATCGGCGTGAATTTGCGGAAAAATTGCGAACAGATAACATAGCCAGACTCAAAGTAATGTCGTTGTTCGTTCTATCTCTGATTCCATTTATGGCTTTGGCTCATTTCGAAATTATCAAACTAAAATACTGCAAAACCATTCCCTTTTACTGCGAAACTTTGTTTGGTGCACATTATGCAGCCCTCTCTTTTTCAATTATGTATCTTATTGTCTATAGATTTGCTAATCCCAGAAATTGGAAAATCTTTTTTGCAGAAGCGTTCGTATTTTTTTTCATTCTTCTATTTCTTACGATCTTTTCGATTTCATCGCTCGCATCTCAATTTTTCTCTGGCAATATTTCTTTCTTTACAACTGGTGCAGTATTTATGGCTGCTCTTTTTGTAACATTTAAACGTTATGCGACAATTCTTTATTTTTCATCTCTATTATTTTTCTTGTTCGGTCTGTATAAATTTCAGTCAGATGCAAGTTTATTATTTTCAAATAGTGCAAATGCAATTATCGCAGTGTTTTTTGCCTATTGTCTCAATTTAATCTTCTTCCATTATAAATTGGATGATTTTTTAAATTCCAAAACGATAGAACAAAAAACAAAAGAAATAAATCGAACCCTCGACGATCTTAAAAAAGATATTTCAATCGCAAAAAAAATTCAGGGAAGTTTGATGCAAAAGAATTTCTCTCATATTAAACACCTCATTTTTGCAGTAAGTTATATTCCTTTAGATGAAGTCGGCGGCGATATATACGATATTTCCGAAATCAACCAGAAATATACACGAATTTTTTTAGCAGATGCAACAGGTCATGGTGTCCAAGCCGCGCTCATTACAATGGCGATTAAAGGGGAATATGAAAGTTTTAAAAATAGCACATCAAGTCCTAAAAAACTTTTACGCAATTTGAATAATGATTTTGTTACAAAATTCGGAGCTATACATAGTTTTTTTTCCTGCATCTTGGTAGATATATATCCAGAGAAAAATAAAATTGTCTATGCCTCGGCGGGACATCCAGATCAAATTATTCAAAAGAAAAACTGGGACATTAAAAATCTCTCTCGCACTGGTAAGCTCATGGGGCTAATGAAAGATGTCGAGTTTGAGGAAGTCGAAGTTCCTTTTGACAAAGGTGATAAATTGTTTTTGTTCACAGATGGTCTCTTTGAAGAATTCAATACAAATAAAGAAGAATTTGGAGAGAGTCAGGTTGTTAGCATTATAAAGGCTTATAGCGACAAAGAGCTAAAGGATTTATTTCCAATCCTTATGGAAAGTTTGTATACTTTCCTGGAGAATGCATCGAGACAGGACGACATTACATTTATTGGAGTTGAACATGATAGGGATGAATAA
- a CDS encoding WG repeat-containing protein has translation MLLVFSIYFLANRFSIRVSQWIILISLSLAIPLSAEPDSLFRINKLVNGNTYHWGIMDISGTVKISPRFEGLGEFTDNVALAQLNKKWGVINKKGEFIRKPEFQDVRQFENGLAWVIQNCTYWLAWECERGKWGLINQTGEIIIQPKYDGVSSVEAPYVPRLFGRPSGELHRDRFFWDKDGYARVYTESNDPFNRIRKYGIVDRNGKEIIPPNFHKIDFFQNDIAPFSQNNGKGIFYGLIHASGEILIEANTYKSIISLVPFEDKYSEVIWAASYYDKDKHVTLIKLLKKDGEEISPIRLHQIHPFKEGLAVARETNTAKWGILDRNGNWNVEPTYKSYRDAFPEEEKKRKNLIEINGKRFYKDANEDFLWFSETEVDPYDKEERGFWNYSDLEGNNVVYCKSFERGYFSEGVSWISLRYRKKGNEHIIYLGLINEQGKELVPPIYLNALPFRNGLGVAQVFGGNWGYVNKQGKVVWWMK, from the coding sequence ATGCTTTTAGTTTTCTCCATTTACTTCCTTGCCAATCGCTTTTCTATTCGTGTGAGTCAGTGGATAATTCTTATTTCTCTCTCACTTGCAATTCCATTATCTGCTGAACCAGACTCATTATTTCGAATCAATAAACTAGTCAATGGAAATACATATCACTGGGGAATAATGGATATCTCCGGCACTGTTAAAATTTCTCCTAGGTTTGAAGGACTCGGTGAGTTTACGGATAATGTCGCATTGGCGCAATTAAATAAGAAATGGGGAGTCATTAATAAAAAAGGAGAGTTTATTCGAAAGCCAGAATTCCAAGATGTCAGACAATTTGAAAATGGACTGGCATGGGTAATTCAAAATTGCACCTATTGGCTAGCATGGGAATGCGAAAGAGGCAAATGGGGATTAATCAATCAAACTGGAGAAATTATAATTCAGCCTAAATACGATGGAGTATCATCAGTAGAAGCTCCTTACGTTCCAAGATTGTTCGGTAGACCTTCCGGGGAGTTACACAGAGACAGATTCTTCTGGGATAAGGATGGTTATGCGCGAGTCTATACAGAAAGCAATGATCCATTTAATCGTATCCGAAAATACGGAATCGTGGATCGGAACGGAAAAGAAATCATTCCACCCAATTTTCACAAGATTGATTTCTTTCAAAATGACATAGCTCCTTTTTCACAAAATAATGGAAAAGGAATTTTCTATGGACTCATTCATGCTTCCGGTGAAATTCTAATAGAGGCAAATACATATAAATCAATAATCTCTCTAGTTCCTTTTGAAGATAAATATTCCGAAGTAATTTGGGCAGCTTCTTATTATGATAAAGACAAGCACGTAACACTGATTAAACTCTTAAAGAAAGATGGAGAAGAAATTTCTCCGATTCGACTGCATCAGATTCACCCATTTAAAGAAGGGCTTGCCGTTGCCAGAGAAACAAACACTGCAAAATGGGGAATCCTTGATAGAAATGGAAATTGGAATGTAGAGCCGACCTACAAAAGCTATAGAGATGCTTTCCCTGAAGAAGAGAAAAAAAGAAAGAATCTGATAGAAATAAACGGAAAACGGTTTTATAAAGATGCAAACGAAGACTTTCTTTGGTTTTCAGAAACAGAAGTAGACCCATATGATAAAGAAGAAAGAGGCTTCTGGAATTATTCTGATTTAGAGGGGAATAATGTCGTTTACTGCAAATCTTTCGAACGAGGATATTTTTCTGAAGGAGTATCGTGGATAAGCCTACGTTACCGCAAGAAAGGAAATGAGCATATCATCTATCTAGGACTAATCAATGAACAAGGAAAGGAACTCGTGCCGCCTATTTATCTGAATGCTCTTCCTTTTCGAAATGGACTTGGTGTCGCCCAAGTCTTTGGCGGCAATTGGGGTTATGTAAACAAGCAAGGGAAAGTCGTTTGGTGGATGAAGTAA